In Oreochromis niloticus isolate F11D_XX linkage group LG22, O_niloticus_UMD_NMBU, whole genome shotgun sequence, the sequence AATGTCACATACAGTGCATATTTACACTATGCCCAGCTGGTTGTGCATTGCGCTTCTGACACGCCAGAGAGCCCTTTATTTATCCGTTAAAAATTTTGCAACCCTACTTATTGACCACTTCAATAGGTACACCAGTTGAACTGCTCGTTAATCCAGATATCTAATCAATGAAGCaaatggcagcaactcaatacATTTAGCCTTGAAGACATGGTCAAGAAGACCTGCTAAAGTTCAAACAAAGACTGTGAATGTAAAAGAAAGGTGattaaagtgactttgaacctggcatggttgttggtgcgatACAGACTGGTCTTTTCaaaggtttacagagaatgattCCAATAAGTGAGCTCTCTTGGTAAAAATACCTTTTTTAAAGCTACAGGCAAGACGTTAATGGCTAGAATGTAAGTAACTGAAATAACCAGTCTTTGCAacaaaggtatgcagaagagcatctgtgaATGTCAAAGCGTAAACCAGATGGGCTACAACAGGTAACCACGTGAAAGCATAGCTCAgtcctctgttttttgtcaggtATGGCTATGTGGCAGGCAAAgcaggacccaaatgcagggcTTTGAGTCAATGGGGAATAGACTGAGGAAGGCACTTTATTGGTGTAGCttgaaagctaaaaaaaaccaaaaactcaCACGAGGCGGAAACTTGAACTGAGAGACTAGGAAACAAAGAAACTAATGGATAACTCAATTAAACATCACATGAGAGGACTgcaagcagaggaagacagaagacttaaatacacacaagacAACAAAGGTGGCATGGTAAACAGGAGGGAACATAGCTGTTTCTTGTTCAATAGCTTCTCTCATTCTCCTGCTCAAAATCATGTTCACGTGCCTCGTGTCATAGTTATCATAGTTGTCATAGTTGAGTCAAAGTTCCTCAGTCTCGTCTCAGTTGTCATagttatttagttttcccagtttaggttttcagTTAGCTCTCGCCCCTGTTTGCCTTCGTTTGAGTTTTGTGTTCATGTTTACCAGCCAAAATAAACAGCTCACTTTTGTTTAACCCCTGTTTCGCCTCCCTTCGTGACTGCAATTGGGTCCACTTTTTCACATCCTCGCACAGTCATCTCCCGCTGACTGTAACAGAACTATGACACTTTTATCAAGGCTAAaagtgttgtagttgtgtgtggGGGGTACTTGAGtacaaactgagcatcatttaaacagcaCAACTTACTTGAGTAAGTAACCATCTTTTGATGCACAGCCGCTCAAATTATCTCAAACTAGTTTCTTGAACAGTGAGCATCTAAAGGCTCACAATCGTCACATCTTTAATCAGAACTACAGAAACATGTAAGAAAGAAAGCACACCGTCTTCCCATCCTATCTCTTTAAAAACCaggacataataataataaaaaaaatctggtccTTACCAGGttgtaaaattatttaaatgcaaACAACCTAAAGTATGAAAGCagtgtgtaaaaaaagaaaaaaaatccccttaATGTAACCCAGAGTAAAATCTGTTTTACTAGCATTTAGTAATTTCCTGCACTTATTTTCTGCCATTGAAAGCATCACAAATACATGGCTTCAACCACATGACTTTGCTCAGCCAATCGGATGGCATGTAGGTCATAGTAAGCCTGTCCCGGCTTCCTCCCGTCAGATGCGTGGAGGCAAGCCAGGTGACAGAGCTGTTGCAGGTTTGTATTGGCAAACATTTGCTTTTCCcggttaatgcatttttttttctaacaccAGCTAACTTATGCATGTTAGATGCTGATTACTGTGAGCCAGAGCCATAGTGTTGTTGTGCACTGACCAGAACGGAATTGGTGAGTTTGAACTTTTAATTGACTGTTTGTATTGTTACCAGCTGGCGCTAATTGGCTGCTGCCGGTCCAAACAATTTGATTTTGATTCTTGATTTGACCGATAGTTGTTGAATAACAAATGTTGTGAAGCTATGTAGTATGTATATAGCACTTGAAATGTTTCAGTTAAATCCTTGTTGGTTAAATATACTGTTTggttatttgtttattattgtgtaCACAGGAACAAGAATAACTTAATGTATTCAGCTTAATTGGCTGACATTTTTGTATTATTCTTGTGATTTCTTATTGGCCTTGTTTATTTAATGCAGGCCAGGTGACCCTTTTTGGGTATGAAAAAGGATGGCGAGCCAATGAACGGCTAGGAGCAGGACTCATTCTGCATTTTAGCTTCCACTGGACTGGTAGGAAGCTATCAAAGACGACGCTCTGTCCCCATTTCCCAAACACACTGATTTCCACAATCATACACACCATTCCCCCCGTTTATGGACAATAGCGCTTGGACATCTCTCATGGACATTCAGATGAAACTCATGGActtcagtgtggatcagtggtTTGGATGTTAACATGTGTTACTTATGGggaactgttttttgtttttgagaatCTATATTGCTTGGTATAAGCCATAAGCCTGAAGAATTTGCTTAGTTGTCTTTGCATCCCCACTGGGTTTTTGATTTATTGAATAGCTGCAGCAGGAATGATTATTTAAGTTTTCCTTatcttttcttgttattttcgGTTAAATACATGGTACCTGCAAAAGCATTTTGcgttgtgtgtatttattaattACTGCCCATCAGCTCCAGTAGCATTCCTAAATCTTCTGATTAATAATAACCATAACATTTCACTTAATACCTAGTCTGTATTAATTCATTAGCGCTTCATCAGTGTTACATTTCTTGGCGAGCCAGCCAGGAGCTGATTTGGTTAGTAATTAATATATATTCAAACTCACCAATTCATTTTCCCCATAATGGAAGTTTTTGAGACGCTTGCCATTAAGATCCCAAACGCGGTTTTAATTGACGGAGTAACTGAGCACTCGGTTGATGAAGTTATACATTTCCTTGAACAGTATGGTGACATAGGCCGCAAGGTTACTATAGATTCACCAGAATCTGAATTTAATAACATGCTTGTCGCTGAGTATGCTTCAGGTTTATCTTTAACACGTTTGTCTCAGTTGTTACCACACACATTTATTTCCGATTCAGGTGACAAATTCCACATTGAAAGTCTATCTGAAATTTATGCATCAAAGGTTAGTGGTTCCAAGACAAATACTTACTTGGCAGACTTAAAAAGAATAGCCAAATTATCTGGGAGGGATTATGCAGAAGTCCTCAGTGAGGGGATGACCCAGATACGCCGGTCCCTTGCAGAGCTCAACCCAGAGACTCCAGTGGTTGCGAAACCAGAAGATTCAAAACCTCCCGATTCAGTCTTTCCTCCTTCATTACCAGCCTCTCTTCCATCTAAGTCCCCTTCTGCTACCAGTGGTGCTGAAGCACAAGGCGGAGAGAGGCATGCTGCCTCCATTCCAGCGGCTGATCTCAACCCTCCTGAAGTACAACGTTATGTTGTGGAACACGTTGTTCGGGGCGGGGACAGCTTGCTGCATGCATTCCATCGACTGAGAGCGTTTTCTGGTAAAGTGCCCAGGCCAATTCAAGAGACAGATTATGATACATGGCGGTCAGGTGTTGAATTAGCCCTGAAAGATCCATCTATATCTGATCTGCAGCGCACCAGACTGATTCGCGACAGTCTACTGCCTCCTGCCTGTAATATAGTAAAACATCTCAGCCTTGACACACCACCAGAAGTCTATATGAAACAACTTGACTCAGCCTATGGCACTGTGCAAGATGGGGAAGAGTTATATGCCAAGTTCATGGACACCTTCCAGGACAGTGGAGAAAAGCCTTCGGCCTATTTGCAACGTCTGCAGGTGGCATTACAGCATGCAGCAAAAAGAGGTGGTGTTTTAGAGAAAGACATGGACAACCGACTGTTGAATCAATTCTGCAGGGGATGTTGGGATAACAATTTAATATCGGAACTCCAActtaaacaaaagaaacacaaacccCCCAAATTTACTGAACTTTTATTGCTCCTGCGAACTGAAGAGGACAGAGAGGCAGCAAAGACATTAAGAATGAAACAGCATTTGGGAACGACAAAACAGAAAGCCACCACTAATGCCCAGTTTGCCAATACTGGGGAAGAAACTAACCTTTGTACTGCACTAACCACTCTGACTAAACAGCTCTCACAACAGATGGCAGCTATACAACAGCAGCTTGCAGCTTTGACAGCACAGCAGTGTAATGTCAAACCACCGGTTGCTGCCTGCCCAGCTTCAAAGCCCTATGGGCCGAAGAAGGTTAGCAAGAATCCAAAACCTAGCGTCTCCAGCCCTAAACCAGGGTTTTGTTTCCGCTGTGGAGAAGATGGTCACATTAAGCCACAATGTGAAAATGCACCCAATTCAGCATTGGTAAGTGCTAAGCGGAAACAATTTGACAACAAACAAATGTGGCAGAAGCAAAAGTCCTCTACTTCTGGGGATTTAAACTAGTTCCAGTTCCTGTTGAGGGGCAAACAGGAGCTGAGCTGGACCAACCTTGTCCCGCTGAGAACAAAAAGCATGCCAAATGTGCAAAATTgcagacaaagacaaagatCCACACTAGATTACCACCAGGATTAGTTGGATCCAGATGTACAGCAGAAGTCAACATTGCAGGTTGCAACTGTCCGTGTCTACTGGATACTGGTTCCCAGGTTACCACAATTCCAGTTTCATTTTATAATGAGCATCTCTCTGATCAGCCAGTCCACCCATTGAATGAGCTTCTTCATGTGGAGGGGGCTGCTGGTCAGTGTGTTCCATACCTTGGGTATGTTGAAGTTGCCATGACATTTCCAAAAGACTTTCTTGGAAGTGACTTTCCAGTTCAAACGCTTGCACTTGTTGTTCCTGATGTGAGACCTGATTTCCCAACCTCAGTACTTATTGGCATGAATACGCTTGAAATTCTTTATGAACAATTCTTTTCTAGTAACTGTTCATCATTCCAGCCTACCTCTTACGGGTACAGAGCAGTTCTGCAAACTCTCCAAGTGACGTACCAACAGAACTGCAATGATCATCTTGGTGTTGTGACCACCCTTAGTAAATCTCCTGTGCTAGTTCCAGCTGGCTGCACAGTTGTGGTCGAGGGTTCTGCCAAGCTTCTCAGCCCAGCTAGTCAATGTGTTGTCATTCAGCACCCGGGTTCAGGCCTGCCGGGTGGTTTGTGTGTCAGTAATTGTCTAGTCGCTCTTAAAGCTGGTACACACACTCAGGTTCCAGTTGTTGTATCAAACGGAACAGAGCAAGATATCTACATACCAGCTTTGAGTGTCATTGCAGAGCTGGGAGCCTATGACTGCATAGTCTCTGAGCACAGTGTGACCAACCCCACAGATCGGGAGATGTTGTCAACACCCCTCACTTTCAATTTTGGTGAGTCACCAATACCAGCAGAATGGGAAGAACGGATCACAACAAAACTAAATGCCCTGTCTGAAGTTTTTTCACATCATGACTTGGATTTTGGTTGCACTAAAGAAGTGAAGCATCACATCAAGCTCCATGACAATACCCCTTTTAAACAGAAAGCAAGACCTATTCATCCCCAGGACATAGAAGCTGTTCGTAAACATCTTCGAGAGCTTCTAGATGCCGGTGTTATCAGGGAGTCGGAGTCATCATTTTCATCACCAATAGTGGTTGTcaagaagaaaaatggagaCATTCGACTATGTATTGACTACCGCAAACTCAACCTGCAAACGATTAAGGATGCGTATGCATTGCCCAACTTGGAGGAATCGTTTACAGCACTCACTGGATCGAAATGGTTCTCTGTGCTTGATCTCAAATCTGGTTATTATCAGATAGAAATGGATGAAGCTGATAAAGCCAAAACCGCTTTTGTAACGCCAATTGGGTTTTGGGAGTTCAACCGAATGCCTCAAGGAGTTACTAATGCACCTTCAACGTTCCAAAGACTCATGGAGAAGTGCATGGGAGACTTGCACTTGAAAGAGGTCCTGGTGTTTTTGGATGATTTGATCATATTCTCCAACACCCTTGAGGAGCACGAAGACCGTTTGCTGAGAGTGTTGAATCGCTTGAAAGAATTTGGGTTAAAACTTTCTCCAGAAAAATGCAAATTCTTCCAGACATCCGTCAGATACTTGGGCCACATTGTGTCAGAAAATGGTGTTGAGACAGACCCAGAAAAGATTGCCACTTTGAAATCCTGGCCAATTCCAACCAACTTGAAGACCTTGAAATCTTTTCTGGGATTCGCTGGCTACTATAGGCGTTTTATTAAGGGATATGCCATGATCGCCAAGCCACTCAACAGCCTCACACGTGGGTACCTATCCACACACAAAAGCTCTAAAAATGAGACTTCTAAGAGCTCACAGTTTCATCCCAAGCAATCCTTTGGTTCCAGGTGGAGTCTTGAATGTCAGTTGGCTTTTGATACCCTCATTGACAAACTTACCACTGCACCAGTTCTAGGTTTTGCTAATACGGCACTGCCTTACATCCTCCACACAGATGCCAGCACCACCGGATTGGGCGCCGCCCTTTACCAAGAGCAAGAGGGGAGACTTAGGGTGATAGCCTATGCCAGTAGGGGTTTGTCATCCAGTGAAAGTCGTTACCCAGCTCACAAGCTTGAATTCTTGGCACTGAAGTGGAGCGTGACAGAAAAATTTCATGATTACTTGTATGGAGCAAATTTTACAGTGGTCACGGATAACAACCCACTTACCTATATCTTGACATCAGCAAAGTTGGATGCTGCCAGCCATCGTTGGCTGGCTGCTCTTTCTACATTCTCGTTCAAGTTACAGTATCGAGCTGGCAAGCAAAATCTGGATGCAGATGCACTCTCCCGTCGGCCCCATGATGGTACTTCCTCTAGTGAACCTGCTCAAAAAGATGAGGAGCTAATTAATCAGTTTACTCAACAACATCTGTCAAGCAGCAGTGACAGTGAAATATCAGCTGAAGTCGTCGATGCGATTTGCCAAAGCTGTCTTGTCAGGACCCAAGCTGAGAGTAGTTTGGTCGAATCCCTTTCCATCAACACAGCAGTGCTTCCTGAGAATTACTCAGAAGATTCCCATGGACTTCCTGTTATTTCCACCATATCCCATTCtgagctttatgaaaaacagAGAACTGAGCCAACTCTCCGGGAGGTTATTCACCAGTTGGAGTCAGGAGAAAAAGTCCCTCTGACAGCCAGGAAAGAGCTTCCTGAAATTCCTCTTCTCCTTCGAGAACTGAATAAATTGGAGCTGATTGATGGTATTCTCTATAGGAAGAGATATGAAAATGAACAACCATCATACCAACTGGTCCTTCCGACAGAACTGCGGCAAACTGTTCTCCACAACCTCCACAATGATATGGGCCACCTGGGAGTGGAACGGACCCTTGACCTTGCCAGGACTCGGTTCTATTGGCCAAGAATGGCAGTGgatgtggaaaataaaataaaaacctgtGGCCGTTGCATTCGCCGGAAAAGCTTGCCAGAGAGAGCTGCTCCTCTTGTTAACATTCGGACATCACGTCCACTTGAACTCATTTGTATGGATTTCCTCAGTCTCGAGCCCGATACCAGTAACACCAAAGACATCCTGGTACTGACAGATCATTTCACCAAATATGCCCTTGCCATTCCAACACCAAACCAAAAGGCAAAAACTGTGGCTAAATGTCTTTGGGAAAACTTCATTGTTTATTATGGAATTCCAGAAAGACTCCATACAGATCAAGGGCCAGACTTTGAGTCGAAATTGATAAAGGAATTATGTGCCCTGTTGGGAGTCCAAAAGTGTCACACAACACCGTACCATCCAAGAGGAAACCCAGTAGAGAGGTTTAATCGCACTCTACTGGCCATGTTGGGAACTCTTGAACCCAAACAGAAATCCCAATGGAAACAGTTTGTAAAACCACTCGTCCATGCATACAACTGTACCAAAAATGAAGTCACTGGCTACACCCCATACGAACTAATGTTTGGAC encodes:
- the LOC112843590 gene encoding uncharacterized protein LOC112843590, with the protein product MEVFETLAIKIPNAVLIDGVTEHSVDEVIHFLEQYGDIGRKVTIDSPESEFNNMLVAEYASGLSLTRLSQLLPHTFISDSGDKFHIESLSEIYASKVSGSKTNTYLADLKRIAKLSGRDYAEVLSEGMTQIRRSLAELNPETPVVAKPEDSKPPDSVFPPSLPASLPSKSPSATSGAEAQGGERHAASIPAADLNPPEVQRYVVEHVVRGGDSLLHAFHRLRAFSGKVPRPIQETDYDTWRSGVELALKDPSISDLQRTRLIRDSLLPPACNIVKHLSLDTPPEVYMKQLDSAYGTVQDGEELYAKFMDTFQDSGEKPSAYLQRLQVALQHAAKRGGVLEKDMDNRLLNQFCRGCWDNNLISELQLKQKKHKPPKFTELLLLLRTEEDREAAKTLRMKQHLGTTKQKATTNAQFANTGEETNLCTALTTLTKQLSQQMAAIQQQLAALTAQQCNVKPPVAACPASKPYGPKKVSKNPKPSVSSPKPGFCFRCGEDGHIKPQCENAPNSALVSAKRKQFDNKQMWQKQKSSTSGDLN